The window TCATCCAGGAAAAGATCCTCCCGCAAATCTATCTGCCTCACTACGGTAACGCTTTTTCCCGGCTTCAGATCGATAATCGTCCCCACAAAGGGAAGAATCCTGTCGCTGCCTGAGTCATCCCTGGGCTCGACGGGGACTGGTTCCATGCTGGGGGAATCAGCGGGAGCTTCGATTTTTTTCTTGAGATAATCAATAACCTGGCGGATGGTTTTCAGGCCTGAGATGCGCTCAACATCCTCTTCCCCTAATTGAGCATACTGACTGCGGAAAGAGCCGACAATCTCCACCCGCTTGATTGAATCGATACCCAGATCACCTTCCATGTCCAGGTCAAGATCAATCATCTCTTTCGGGTATCCTGTTTTTTCGCTGACCAGATCGAGCATGATCCGCGTAAGCTCTTCCTCGGTCATCGAAGAGGATTGCTTTGGCTGCTGATCCGCATCCTCAGTGACTGGACTCCCGCTGCCGCCGGGGCTCCCTGTTTCGGGGAAATGACGATTCAGGTGGGACTCCTGTCCTTGCCCCGTTTGTATGTGGTCTGTAGGAGCAGGCCCCTGTGCCTGCCCTTTTGGTGCCGCCCCTGCACCTGACCTCTGGCCTCCTACATCTGGCCCTTCCTCACTGACCACTGGCCACTGGCCACTGGCCACTCTCCTGGCTCCTGACTCCTGGCTCCTGACTCCTGGCCCCTCCTCACTGACCACTGGCCACTGGCCACTGGCCACTGCTTTCCGCTCCAGATAAGCCTGCATCATCTCCTTCTGGGTATCGAGAAAATTGCTCATGGTCTGGAAATAGTGCTGCATCACTGGTGGGGAAGGAGCCTGCAAGGATGGAATCTGGTCCTGGAATTCAGCCTCTACCTCCACCCTGCCTCTCCTGCCACAGGGGCTCCCTGCCTCGATGGGGAGGGGATTTTGGGGTGCTTTTTTAATCTTGCGCTCTTTAACAGATAAGGAGTACAGGCCAAGAGGAATCTTAAGCTCCACTCCCCTGGGCTTTTCCCTGTGCTCGCCATCTGAAAAGAAAACAGGCTGCGGCGAGCGGTATTGATAGAGATACGGCAAGTTCAAAGGTATCCGTTGAGCGCTCAGCAGGCCGATCAGATGATTGAGCTGGGTGATCCCTGATCGTCTCATGACGTTGGAAGGAATGGCCAGATGAGGCTTGCCCCGCAGGATATCCTCGACAAAAGCGGTCAGGTTCCCCCTGGGACCAGCCTCAATAAAAATCCTGGTGCCCGAATTGTACATATTTTCGATGGTCTGGCGAAAAGCCACCGGCATGATCCAGGTCTTTACCGCAAGCTCCAGTATCTCGTGGGCTTTAGTCGGATACGGGCTGGCGGTGGTACAGGAATATATCTCGGTCCTGGGGGCGGAAAGGGAAAAGGATGAGAAATATTCCTCCAGAGGAGGACAGATCGGAGCAAAGAGCGGAGTATGATACCCCCGGTCAAAGGGCAGTTTCTCAAAGGGAATTGCCCTGGCCCGCAGGCGGCCGATAAACTCTTCCGCCGCCCCTTCCTCTCCGGTAATCACGAGTTGATGAGGGCAATTATCGTCCGCCACGTACATTTTTCCCTTGAACTGTTCGAGAATCGGATTGATCTGGGCAAGACCCGCACCCACGGCAATCAGAGTGGCCCTGGGGATATCGGGATCGAGCGAGAGCTTGCGGTAGATCTGATTCAGCCTGCCCGTGTTATGTAAAAATTCATCCGCATCGATTATGCCGGAAAAAACCATAGCCGACCATTCCCCGGCACTGTGGCCCACCATCTGATCGGGCTTGATGCCAAGATTACCGAGCAGGGTATGCATGGCCAGATTGCTGGTCAGGACAGCTTCCGTTGCCCGGTCCATTCTCCAGAGCCGGTTTTCGGCCTCGATGCGCTCCTCTTCGGAAAAGAAGGGTGGAGCAAAGATATTGTAACTCGGCAGATCCTTTTGCCCCTGCTCCAGAAGTATCCGGTCGGTCCGGTCAAAGCAGGAGCGGACTTCCGGAAAATAAATACACAGATCAGCCAGCATATTCACATACTGAGCACCCTCGCCGGGGAAGAGAAAAGCCAGCTTTCCTCCCTTGCTGACAGGGGCATCGAAGAAGTAAATTCCCTGCAGGTCCTTGATCTGCCGGCATTCCGGATCAGCAAGACGCTGCCGGGCATAGGCCATTTTTTTCATCAGATCATCAGCGCATGAGGCAACCACGGCCAGGCGGCATGGTTCATCACCGAGTTGCGTGTTCAGGCTGTAGGCCAGATCGCGAAGCTGTGTCCGGGGGTATTGCCCCAGAAACTTTTGGATGCTCTCGATCTGCTGAACAAGCTCCGGGCGGGTGTTTCCGGAAAAAATGCAGGTTTCCGTTTCCCAAAAACAGGGAGTGCTGTCCTGAAAGCAGAAGTCAGGAGTCAGGAGACAGGAGTCAGGAGAAGAGCTGTTTTTATTCTGAATTCTGACTCCTGAATTCTGGCTCCTTTTTTCACCCCCCACATATTCTTCCAGGATAACATGAGCATTGATGCCTCCAAATCCGAAGGCATTCACTCCTGCCCGCCGGGGAAATTCTTTTTCTCCATGAATCCAGGGCCGGGTCTCGGTGTTCAGGTAGAAGGGGGTTTTTTCGATTTCCAGTTTGGGATTGACCGTTGTGCAGTGGATCGTGGGCGGCAGAACCTTGTGATAGAGGGCCAGGGCTGCTTTGATCAGTCCGGCAACTCCAGCCGCAGGCATGGAATGCCCGATCATGGATTTGACCGTTCCCAGAGCGCACCGGGGGCCGGATTCATCACGGTCTCCAAAAACCCGCCTCATGGCCTGAACCTCGATAACATCTCCAACCGAAGTACCGACCCCATGTGCTTCGATCATCCGGATCGTGCGGGGAGACAGCCCGGCGTTTTCATATGCCCGCCTCAGGGCAAGCTCTTCTCCCTCCAGCCGGGGGGCAACCACACTGACTGCCCGCCCGTCGCTGGAAACACCGATCCCCTTGATCACCGCATAGATCCGGTCTCCATCCCGTTGTGCATCGGCTAACCGCTTCAATATCACCACCCCGGCTCCCTCTCCGGGCAGGGTACCATCCGCATCCTTGTCAAAAGGGCGGATCTGAGACCGGAGCGACATGGCCTGGAAGGCACAAAAGATGAGCAGGAACGGAACATTGGCAAAGATGTGGACCCCGCCGGTAATGGCCAGATCACATTTTCCGGTCAGAAGGTCCTGTACCCCGATCTCGGTGGCGATCAGGGAAGAAGCGCAGGCTGCGTCCACGGTGAAGTTCGGCCCCATGAAATCCAGACGGTTCGCTACCCGGCCCGTCGTCAGATTGGGGATAAAAGCCGGAGCCGAGTCCGCACTGAACTTGGGAAGATTGCCGAGAAGCTCCCGGCGGATTTCAGCCAACTCTTCCTGAGTAAGCTCCGGATGAAGGTTTTTCAGAATCTGCAGGGTCTGCTGGGTAACGATACTTCGCTGGATAAGGTTGGAGGCCCCCACCCCCAGATAATTCCCCCGGCCAAGGATAAACTCCGTGCGCTGATTGTCAACCTGACGGTCAAGATACCCGGCATCTTTCAGTGCCCCATGAACCACCTGCAAAACCAGGAACTGATCCGGCTCGCCTCCTTCCACTCCCAGAGGCATGACCCCATATTGAACAGGGTCAAAGTTCATGAATTCATCCAGATACCCCCCCCGCTTGCAGTACACCTTATTGATATCATCCGCCTTTTCCGAATAATAGAGGTCGGCATCCCATCGCCGGGGCGGGACATCGATGACCGCATCTGTCTTGGAGAGAATATTGTGCCAGTACGACTGAAGGTCCGCAGCTCCGGGGTAGACACAGGCCATGCCGATAATGGCCACGTCTCCCCGGACAGTCGCCCCCTCCCTCTCAGTGCCTATACTCATGTCATCACCTCATCCGCTCTGTTTTTTCAGCTAATCGATTCAAAGACTTGCTACAAGCAGCTTCCATATCTTCAAGCAGGGCAATCAGTTGTCCTTCCTCAGTATAAAAAGCCAGATCCGCGTGGAGCATACCGGGTATGGATTGAGGCAGTATCCTCCCCTCGAATCTGATCCGGGCCCCGGACAGCGGAGCCAGAATCCGAAAGAGCCGGAACCGCGAGGGAAGAGGCATCATATCCCAGTAAGTCCTTGACCATAAGATGATCATCTGCAATCCACAGTCCATGATTACCGGATCGATCAGCCAGGTACCCGGAGGGTTCCCGGCCAGGAGCTTGTGAGGATCTGACGGGGTCAAAAATCCCTGGATGCCATTGACCCCGATATCATGGATGGCGGTAATTCCCTGAAACAGATATCCATGAAACAACATCTGCTGATACGCCTCCCGGGTACTCAGCGGGAAGGGCCTGGCCTCCATCAGGGCCGGAGGCTGCCAGTCAAGACGATCATTGGCCTTTTTAGACATCTCGATGGTGATGCTGTAATGGCATCGCTGGGACTTGTCAATATTCTGTATTTCCACCTTTATGACCAGAGTTTCTGGATTCCCGCTGCCACAGGGGCTCCCTGGTTCGCGGGATTGACGACTTAACCCTTGTTTTTCACTGACCACTGACCACTGACCACTGACCACTGATTGCAGGGGGGTAGCCACAATACGGACCTTGGTGGGCTTGGCAACGATGATCCCCTGCCACACCCGCATATCCCGGATCTGGCTGATGTGCCATTCAGGCCATCCCAGTGAGGCCACTTCGGCCATCAGCTCAAGAGCCATCGTCATCGGCAGAACCGGCTTTCCGTCCAGGCGGTGATCCTGAAGGTACAAATCCCGTTCGATATCCAGTTCACGGACGATTTCAATCACTCCCTCTTCATTGGGAGGAAACGCGATCCCTGGAGCAAAGAGGGGAAAGACCTTTGCATCGGGCCTCGTGCTGCCGCCTTTGCTGCCCAGGGCAGCCTCCCAGCCTCCTCCCCCCAAAATGACCTCGACCTCGCCCTTCGGTCCGCAGCAGATTTCCTGGTCCAGCATCCGTGGGCCTTCGGAGCGGGAGACGAGCTGTACTCCATGCCTGAGAAATTCCGCCTGGAGGGCAGGAGGAACCATATTGGAATTCTCCCATGGGCCCCAGTTGATCGAAACGATTTTCCCCGGCCACCGGTCATTCAAATAAATGGCCAGTTTATTCAAAATCTCGTTGGCAGCCGCATAGTCTCCCTGCCCCCGGTTGCCGAAGCGACCGGCTACCGAGGAGAAAAAGACCATGAATTTCAGCGAGTCAAAACGGATCTTCTGGCTGAGGATAAAGGCACTGTCAGTCTTGGTGTCAAAGACCCGGTCAAAGGAATCAGCAGTCTTATCCCTGATGAATTTGTCCTCGATAATTCCCGCTCCGTGGATCAGTCCATCGATTCGGCCAAAGGTTGTATAAATTTCATCAATCAAGCCAGCCAGAGACTTGCCATCCCGCACATCTACCTGATAGTAGTGTACCCGGGCACCCAGGTCCTGAATAGCCCTGATGCTGGCCCGGATTTCCTCTGCCTTGATAATATGCTGATATCTGGCCTCGACCCTGGCCGGAGTCACCTCTTTCCCCTCTCGTTTCATCTGCTCAATGATGCGTGATTTTACCTCCTGAAGGGATCCGGTTACATCGAAGGGGGGCTCGTTATCCGGCAGCGCGGACCTTCCCAGCAGAATCAGGATAGGCTGATACCGCCGGGCCAGTTCCCTGGCTACATCGGCGGTAATGCCCCGCGCTCCTCCGCTGATGAGTATGACCCAGGAAGAATCGATCTGCATCCGGGGGGTATCGTACTCCTGAATCGGCGCAGGTATCGGCTGCAGGGTAAACCGGCTTCCGTGGCAGTACCCAACCTCCACATCCTCCGCCCGGCAGTGCATCTCATTCAGCAGTTGTTGAACCAGCCGGGGCATCTCCTCCTGGGGGGCCAGGTCCACTGCCTTCATGACCACTTTCGGCCATTCATATTTCAAGCTCTTGATCAGTCCGGCACAGCCTCCCTGAGAGGGAGAAAGGCTGCGGGCCCCATTCAGTGGAATACTGCCGAATAAGCCGCCCATGGAAGTGACAGCCATGAGAAAGCCTCCCTGTGTTGCAGCAGCCTCCCGGAAATCCTGCTCCAAAGACTTGGCGAAGTAGAAAAGGCTCTTTACCTCAAGTCGCAGCCGCGCTCTCCATTGGTCGAGGTCCATTTCAAAAATTCCCTGATCTTTCCGGAAAGGATACAAATGAATCAAAGCTCCAATCGAGCCCTGCCGCTGACGAATACTGTTCACCAGGGATTGGACACCCTCTGCGGCACCAAAATCAGCCTCATAATATACGGGAAAGCAGGAGTCAGGAGTCAGGAGACAGGAGTCAGGAGAAAGACCGCTTTTATTCTGAATTCTGACTTCTGAATTCTGACTCCGCTCCCGTGTATTTCCCGGCCGAACCAGGACAACCTTATACCCCTGCTCCGAAAGCGTTGTGGCCAGAAGGCTGGCCAGACCTGCGCGATCCTCGGTAATTACCACTACTTTGCTTTTGTCAAGAGCACTCTTCCCCTGGCGGCAGGGCGTTTCCACGCCCTGCAGGATAAACCGGGAAACCGGCGCAGGGACCGTGTCCTGCGGCGTCTCCGGGCGGTCCTCTGGAGCTGCCCCTGCATCTGGCTGATCACTGACCTCTGACCACTGATCACTGACCACTCTCCCGACTCCTGACTCCTGACTCCCGACTCCTGACTCCTGACTCCCGACTCCTGACTCCTCTTCCCCGGCTTTGGCTATCCAGTCGATAATTTCCTGCAGGGTTTTTACCCCACTCAAACTTTCCATTTCCTTTTCTATGCTTTGCCCCAGCGAAGAGCTAAACTCCCGCTGAAAACTCCCCAGAATTTCCACCCGCTTGATAGAGTCGATGCCAAGGTCAGCTTCCATATTCATGCTTAAATCGAGCATTTCGGGGGGATATCCTGTCCGCTCACTGACAATCCTGAGCAGTAATTCCTGAATCTGTTCCCGGCCTATTGTGGAGGATGCTGGAAGAATCTTTTTCTCTTCTGCCTTGAGGGCTTCTTCTTGAGGGGATTGCTCCCTGGCTGAAGCCGCCTCAGGCGAGGGGGACAATACAGCCTCAAAGCCCGTCTCCCCGCGAAGAACCTGCGGGGGCAGGCTTTCGCCTTCCCCACCCTGCATCCCGGCCTGCAGCGGTGCAGCCTGTCCGCCATCATCCAGGTCAGGAGGAAGAACCACTCCTGACTGCATGTAGCGCAGCATCACCGCTTTTTGCGTCTCTAAAAACCGGTTCATCATTTCCTGGAATTGAAGCATGACCTGATCTTCAGCTCTTGGCATTGGCCCTGGCGCCACGATTTTCTCCGCTTCTTCCCTGGCCTGGGGGCCTTTTTTCTCATACTCATATCTGTCTTGAATATCCTGCTGGCGTTGATTTATCGTATTCTTCACCGGAGCATCCCCTTCCAAGCCTATTCTTTGGTCCTTTTTGAGAAATTTTCGCTCTTCCTCCTCACCGTTACTCGTACCTGGTCTGACCTGACTTTTCCCCTGAGCGGCAGATACAGCCTCCTGCCAGGGACGGATACGGTCTCCCCGAACCATCCAGGTGGTTGGAGACAGGGTCCGGGCGGATGGACGGATCCCCCCTGCCGCCGACTGGCCACTGACCACTGACCACTGACCACTGGCCCCACCGGCAACACGGCCTGAGTACAAAAGGTCGAGATTCACCGAAACTCCCTGAACAAACACCTGGCCCAGGCACTGTTGCAGGTGCAATAATCCTGGTCGCCCCGGTTGGTCCAGAGCAACGCTCACGGCAGGGCGGTCTTTGAGAATCTGGCCGACCAGCCGAGTCAGAACGCTTTTGGGCCCGACCTCAATAAAAATCCGTGCCCCGGCCTCATACATGGCTTCAATTTCCTGTCTGAACCGGACGGAGTTAGTCAAATGCCTGACCAGTTGATCAGCTATCGCTTCCGGATCGGTTGAATGGGGAGCAGCAGTGGTATTGGAATAGACTGCTATTTTCGGTTCCTCCATCGGTAGACTTCTCAGGAACTCGGAAAACCTCTCCTGAGCAGGACGGATCAAAGGAGAGTGAAAGGCACAGGAAACCTCTAATACCCGCGCCTCAGCTCCGCAGGCTGCGCACCGGTCAACCACCTGCTGGACGGCCTTTGGTGTTCCTGAGACGACTATTTGCTGTGGCGAATTGTAATTGGCAATCCATACTCCCTCTATCCCCGAAACAAGCCCGCTAACCTGCTCTTCAGAACCCCTGACAGCAGCCATGATTCCGGGGCAGGAATCTGCGGATTCCTCGATAATCCGCCCCCGTGCCGCTGACAGGAGCATCAGAGATTCTTCGCTGAATGCTCCGCCAGCCCACAGAGCCACATACTCGCCATAGCTGTGTCCGGCGGCCATGTCAGGATGGATCTCCAGTTGATTCAGGAGATGGCACAAGGTCACACTGACCGCTCCGATAGCAGGCTGAGCCATACTCGTTCGGGTCAATTCTTCCTGCTGCCTGGCTTTATCCTTCTCATTGAAGACCGGCAGGGGGAAAATGTAACTACTCAGCATGCCATGCAGTTTTGGCTTCAATATCCGGTCTATCCGTTCAAAACAGGACCGGACACACGGAAAGTGAAGGGCAAGGTCTTTAGCCATATTGGGGTACTGTGATCCCTGGCCGGGGAAGAGAAAGGCAATTTTCCCGGCTGCTCTGGCGGCAGGACCGGTCATGAAGATGCCCCGGGGATCGTGATAATCGATCATCTCCGTGGAAGAGAGAACCTCCCTGGTCCGCTCAAGTTTCTGAATTAAATCCTCCCCAGAGGAAGCCACCACGGCCAGCCGAAAACCCGGAAAAGCATTATCAGAGCAGGAGTCAGGAGTCAGGAGACAGGAGTCAGGAGCAAGACTGCTTTTATTCTGAATTCTGACTTCTGAATTCTGACTCCTTCCCATTATTTTTCCCTTGAGCTGCTCCCAGCGGGTGGCGGCCAATTCCGGCAGAAGGGATGATGGCTCTTTGGGAAGGTTTTGGAGATTTTTCATCATCGAATTAACCTGGTCCACAAGATCCTGTTTTGACTTTGCTTCCCACAAAAGGAGCTCTCCCGGCCACCGCTGATAGAGCACCGGTGCTGTTTGCTCAGAATAGCCCTGGGTATACTCTTCAAGCACGGCATGGAAATTTGTTCCCCCAAATCCAAAAGCACTGACCCCTGCCCGCCGGGGACACTCTCCCTCGCTGTTGAACCAGGGGCGGGATTCGGTATTGACATAAAAAGGGCTCTGATCGAAATTGGCTCTTTTATTGGGCTGGCTGACGCCCAGTGTCGGTGGCAGAACTTTGCTGTGCAGGGCCATAGCCACCTTGATCAGCCCGGCTATTCCGGCCGTGCATTTGGTATGACCGATCATGGACTTGACTGACCCGATAGCGCAGCTTTGAGCCCTGGCCCTGGCATCGGCAAACACTTTGCTCAGGGCCTGTACCTCGGCCCGGTCACCAGCCACTGTCCCTGTCCCATGAGCTTCGATCAGCCCGACAGTCGAGGGGCTGATGCCAGCCTGGGCATAAGCCCGCTTGAGAGCCAGAATCTGCCCCTCCGGCCGGGGCGCAGTCAGGCATTTATCCCGGCCGTCACTTGAGCTGCTCACAGCCTTGATGACAGCATAAATCTTATCCCCGTCGCGTTCCGCATCAGCCAGTCTTTTCAGGATTACTATGCCCACTCCTTCTCCCAGCACGATCCCGTCCGCGCTTTCATCCAGAGGGCGTGACTGGCCGGTCGGAGACAGTGCCTGGGTTTTGGAAAAGCACAAATAGGTAAAGGGATTTTGCATGGTATCGCTTCCGCCGACCACAACCATGTCACTGCTGTAGGTCTGAAGCTCCCTGACCGCCAGATAAACGGCAGCCATCGAGGATGCACAGGCCGCATCCACGGTGAAGTTGGACCCTCCCAGATCAAACCGGTTGGCTACCCGTCCCGCAGCCACATTCATCAGGATGCCGGGGAAGGAGTCTTCGGTCCATTCAGGGAAAAATCCGTTCATCCGGGAAATAATCCGCTCTCCCTGAAGCAGGCCATCGCTCAGATGCTCCATGAGGGGAAGAAATGAGCGGATGCTGTAGCTGATTCCCAGATCAGCCACCCCCCCACCGGCTCCCAGAATCACCGAAGTCCGGTCCCGGTTGAAGGAGCGGTTCAGGTAACCGGCATCTTTCATGGCTTCTCTGACTACCTGAAGAGTCAAAAGGTGAAGCGGTTCTATCGAGCGCAAGGTGTTGGGCGGCATCCCATACTCCATGGGATCAAAAGGGACTTCATCGACAAAACCGCCCCATTTGGAGTAAATCTTGTCCTGAGCTTTGCGATCCGCATGATAGTAAAGCCGGTAGTCCCACCGGTCCGGGGGAATTTCCTCGATCGCGTTGACCTTATCGAGAATATTTGCCCAATAGGCGCGGACATCAGAAGCTTTCGGCAAAATACAGGCCATGCCGATAACCGCCACTTCAGGGATTTCAGGAGCAGAGAACCGGGCCGTTGTGTTTCCTTTTTTCTCGGCGTTAATCAATTCCTCGAATTTTTCTGCACCCTTTCGACAGATATCCTGATGCAGCGCTTCGATGGACAGAGGCCGGTCCCGCAGAGCGGCAATCTGACCGATCATGTACAGGCCCCGCTCCCGCTGCTCCTCGATGTTGAGCGGAACATACTGCGGCGGAGCTGCATTATCCGTTGAAGGCTGCCGGTCAATGCCTTTGGCGGCAATTCTGAGACGGCCAAGATTCAGGGATTCCAGTGCATTCCTGACCTCTTCGATCGGGCGACCCTCAGAGAGCATTCTCTCCTTTTCGGCGATGAAAAGCCGGGTAAAGGGAGTGGATAAGCAGCGGGTTACATAACCGGGACTGGTTTCCAGCCGGATGGTACCCTTTGCGGCCAGGGCCTGCTGCTGAAATTCCTGAATGATCGCTCCGCTCGAAACCGCTTCTTCAGTAAACAGGTAGGCAGAGCCTGCCTGAATACCGACCGCAACTCCAAGGTCTGCCAGGGGAGTAATGGTGAGCGCCGCTATCAGAGAAGAGAAGGCATCATGAATTCCACCGGCAAGCAGTACCTGGCAGGAAGAAGCATCGTCCCTGGTCGAGAGAAAGTCCAGGAGGACCTCGAGGCAGCTTTCCCACAATATAAAGCTGCTTCGCGGCCCAAGGTGGCCGCCGCACTCCAGCCCTTCGAAAATAAACCTTTTTAATCCCTCCCGGAGGAACAGCTTCAGCATTCCCGGTGAAGGGCAGTGCAGATAGGTCATAATTCCCTGCTGTTCAAGATATTTAGCCTGCTCAGGCTTCCCTCCCGCGATCAGGGCAAACCGTGGCCGATGGGCCAGAATGGCGTCCATCTGCTCCTTGAGCAAATCCGCCGGAATAAACCCCAGC is drawn from bacterium and contains these coding sequences:
- a CDS encoding beta-ketoacyl synthase N-terminal-like domain-containing protein, with the translated sequence MSIGTEREGATVRGDVAIIGMACVYPGAADLQSYWHNILSKTDAVIDVPPRRWDADLYYSEKADDINKVYCKRGGYLDEFMNFDPVQYGVMPLGVEGGEPDQFLVLQVVHGALKDAGYLDRQVDNQRTEFILGRGNYLGVGASNLIQRSIVTQQTLQILKNLHPELTQEELAEIRRELLGNLPKFSADSAPAFIPNLTTGRVANRLDFMGPNFTVDAACASSLIATEIGVQDLLTGKCDLAITGGVHIFANVPFLLIFCAFQAMSLRSQIRPFDKDADGTLPGEGAGVVILKRLADAQRDGDRIYAVIKGIGVSSDGRAVSVVAPRLEGEELALRRAYENAGLSPRTIRMIEAHGVGTSVGDVIEVQAMRRVFGDRDESGPRCALGTVKSMIGHSMPAAGVAGLIKAALALYHKVLPPTIHCTTVNPKLEIEKTPFYLNTETRPWIHGEKEFPRRAGVNAFGFGGINAHVILEEYVGGEKRSQNSGVRIQNKNSSSPDSCLLTPDFCFQDSTPCFWETETCIFSGNTRPELVQQIESIQKFLGQYPRTQLRDLAYSLNTQLGDEPCRLAVVASCADDLMKKMAYARQRLADPECRQIKDLQGIYFFDAPVSKGGKLAFLFPGEGAQYVNMLADLCIYFPEVRSCFDRTDRILLEQGQKDLPSYNIFAPPFFSEEERIEAENRLWRMDRATEAVLTSNLAMHTLLGNLGIKPDQMVGHSAGEWSAMVFSGIIDADEFLHNTGRLNQIYRKLSLDPDIPRATLIAVGAGLAQINPILEQFKGKMYVADDNCPHQLVITGEEGAAEEFIGRLRARAIPFEKLPFDRGYHTPLFAPICPPLEEYFSSFSLSAPRTEIYSCTTASPYPTKAHEILELAVKTWIMPVAFRQTIENMYNSGTRIFIEAGPRGNLTAFVEDILRGKPHLAIPSNVMRRSGITQLNHLIGLLSAQRIPLNLPYLYQYRSPQPVFFSDGEHREKPRGVELKIPLGLYSLSVKERKIKKAPQNPLPIEAGSPCGRRGRVEVEAEFQDQIPSLQAPSPPVMQHYFQTMSNFLDTQKEMMQAYLERKAVASGQWPVVSEEGPGVRSQESGARRVASGQWPVVSEEGPDVGGQRSGAGAAPKGQAQGPAPTDHIQTGQGQESHLNRHFPETGSPGGSGSPVTEDADQQPKQSSSMTEEELTRIMLDLVSEKTGYPKEMIDLDLDMEGDLGIDSIKRVEIVGSFRSQYAQLGEEDVERISGLKTIRQVIDYLKKKIEAPADSPSMEPVPVEPRDDSGSDRILPFVGTIIDLKPGKSVTVVRQIDLREDLFLDDHRFGQKISEFDASLGALPVVPMTVSIEIMAEVASLLFPGQELVRVDRVAASQWICLEREEAVTLRIRAEAVAPGEAMVQIFNSVKGTPPPDADQKPVISGRVFFAAQYPSPPPVREFVLQNERTASHTAEQVYSEHRMFHGPRFQGIVSLDSVGENGLKARLETLPRAGLFRSGPQPDFLTDPFLLDAAGQLVGYWPVEYLDSGFVIFPIALESLRLYGPPPAPGSRLQTLMRLREVTATQVRADLDLLTGDGRLVVQLIGWEDWRFYWSRELYDFWRFPHRGFVGRLLEPKAGVTAESRKPPVYSLIQQFWRGEADVFRHVMAYMVLSRREREIYHQMPSARQQGEWLLGRMVAKDAIRGFLQASFDRHFYPADVSIIDAEQEKPELEGEWMRQVPVIPSFSLAYTDNAAIAVAAEGGRLTAGISIDLSPQIASGKQIRLPEESFESIFSPEEKTILSGLDRNGQAEVAIRFRCAKEAVIKALGRRGQNGDLWRSIIISAFDFPTGEVKVSLGEDLRKEFPGLGMNPIQVYTIQEKEYIIATTIFEGFHNG